A single region of the Eulemur rufifrons isolate Redbay chromosome 8, OSU_ERuf_1, whole genome shotgun sequence genome encodes:
- the ANGPTL7 gene encoding angiopoietin-related protein 7 encodes MLKKTLSAVTWLCIFIVAFVSHPVWLQKPTKRKTPAQLKVAACCEEVKELKAQVANLSSLLSELSKKQERDWVSVVMQVMELEGNTKRMESRLTDAESKYSEINNQIDIMQLQAAQTVTQTSADAIYDCSSLYQKNYRISGVYKLPPDDFLGSPELEVFCDMETSGGGWTIIQRRKSGLVSFYRDWKQYKQGFGSIRGDFWLGNEHIHRLSRQPTRLRVEMEDWEGNMRYAEYSHFVLGNELNSYRLFLGNYSGNVGNDALFYHNNTAFSTKDKDNDNCLDKCAQLRKGGYWYNCCTDSNLNGVYYRLGEHNKHLDGITWYGWHGSTYSLKRVEMKIRPEDFKP; translated from the exons ATGCTGAAAAAGACTCTCTCAGCTGTGACCTGGCTCTGCATTTTCATCGTGGCCTTTGTCAGCCACCCAGTGTGGCTGCAGAAGCCCACTAAGCGTAAGACACCTGCACAGCTCAAAGTGGCCGCCTGCTGTGAGGAGGTGAAGGAGCTCAAGGCCCAAGTCGCCAACCTGAGCAGTCTGCTGAGTGAACTGAGCAAGAAGCAGGAGCGGGACTGGGTCAGTGTGGTCATGCAGGTGATGGAACTGGAGGGCAACACCAAGCGTATGGAGTCGCGGCTCACAGACGCTGAGAGCAAGTACTCCGAAATCAACAACCAGATCGACATCATGCAGCTGCAGGCAGCGCAGACCGTTACTCAGACCTCAGCAG ATGCCATCTATGACTGCTCTTCCCTCTACCAGAAGAACTACCGCATCTCTGGAGTGTACAAGCTGCCTCCTGATGACTTCCTGGGCAGCCCTGAGCTAGAG GTCTTCTGTGACATGGAGACTTCAGGCGGAGGCTGGACCATCATTCAGAGACGAAAGAGTGGCCTCGTTTCCTTCTACCGGGACTGGAAGCAGTACAAGCAGGGCTTTGGCAGCATCCGTGGGGACTTCTGGCTGGGGAACGAACACATCCACCGGCTCTCCAGACAGCCGACCCGGCTACGTGTGGAGATGGAG GACTGGGAGGGCAACATGCGCTACGCTGAGTACAGCCACTTTGTTCTGGGCAATGAATTAAACAGCTACCGCCTCTTCCTGGGGAACTACAGTGGCAACGTGGGGAATGACGCCCTTTTCTATCATAATAATACAGCCTTCAGCACCAAGGACAAGGACAATGACAATTGCTTGGACAAGTGTGCACAGCTCCGCAAAG GTGGATACTGGTACAACTGCTGCACAGATTCCAACCTCAACGGAGTGTACTACCGCCTGGGCGAGCACAACAAGCACCTGGACGGCATCACCTGGTACGGCTGGCATGGATCTACCTACTCCCTCAAACGGGTGGAGATGAAAATCCGCCCAGAAGACTTCAAGCCCTAA